The following are encoded in a window of Hippoglossus hippoglossus isolate fHipHip1 chromosome 23, fHipHip1.pri, whole genome shotgun sequence genomic DNA:
- the LOC117757468 gene encoding uncharacterized protein LOC117757468 isoform X2, with product MAAEDRDDKREKVYRTPTAGLWTATGLVIGYLVWAVVLSILTESGHLLNNQGFECGNSEESRLTEEAFLVFLWTGMALPICFMLLLNIWIKRTFYKPLEIEAFKDRYLELIPLTDVPGITQSHANDKNCSMLSNVYRWQAEFKCCGLEGYQDWGPGIPDSCLYEGENKSTGCVGAGNSLVYEKPCLPTVLSLVEKRSSTLWTVMITWITIVGVPASMFVFLMVKCCCWVFCEDCCYRLSFWKYKLSGGVEMITVVFIRKDNNNQPEEGNGKDEEERVSCSNGVVVDVEDGAGEEGADVFLDKNAATRIPLSELRRLQEELDPPPVQHQVRCLCISSRKPRSFYTVMIEEGSPLLPAGAVLADANKPTTCVWAEGPHVFSLEDIVWPEESKVINSLPL from the exons ATGGCTGCTGAGGACAGGGACGACAAGAGAGAGAAGGTTTACAGGACGCCCACCGCAGGACTGTGGACTGCTACAGGGCTGGTGATCGGATATTTG gtGTGGGCTGTGGTATTGTCCATCTTGACCGAATCAGGACATCTCCTAAACAACCAGGGCTTTGAATGTGGGAACAGTGAGGAG TCCAGGCTGACCGAGGAGGCCTTTCTGGTGTTTCTGTGGACAGGCATGGCTCTGCCCATCTGTTTCATGCTACTGCTGAACATCTGGATAAAGAGGACCTTTTACAAACCACTG GAAATAGAAGCATTTAAAGATCGCTACCTGGAACTGATCCCTCTGACTGACGTACCAGGAATAACTCAATCTCATGCGAATGATAAAAACTGTTCCATGCTCAGTAACGTTTACCGCTGGCAGGCTGAG tTTAAATGTTGTGGACTTGAAGGCTATCAGGACTGGGGGCCTGGGATCCCAGATTCCTGTTTGTATGAAGGAGAGAACAAGAGCACTGGATGT GTTGGAGCTGGAAACAGCCTCGTTTACGAGAAG ccttgTCTCCCTACAGTCCTCTCCCTTGTAGAAAAACGTAGCTCCACCCTTTGGACCGTCATGATAACTTGG aTCACTATCGTCGGTGTTCCAGCTTCCATGTTTGTGTTCCTCATGGTGAAGTGCTGTTGTTGG GTGTTTTGTGAAGACTGCTGCTACAGACTGAGCTTTTGGAAATACAAACTGAGCGGAGGAGTGGAGATGATTACAGTGGTGTTCATCAGAAAGGACAATAATAACCAGCCTGAGGAGGGAAATgggaaagatgaggaggaaagagtAAGCTGCAGCAATGGCGTGGTGGTGGATGTGGAGGACGGCGCAGGCGAGGAGGGGGCCGATGTTTTCCTGGATAAAAATGCAGCTACCAGGATTCCCCTGTCAGAgctgaggaggctgcaggaggagctggatcCGCCTCCTGTCCAGCACCAGGTTCGGTGTCTGTGCATCAGCTCCAGAAAACCCAGAAGCTTCTACACGGTGATGATAGAGGAGGGCTCGCCGCTGCTGCCTGCTGGCGCCGTGCTGGCCGACGCCAACAAACCCACCACGTGTGTTTGGGCTGAGGGACCCCACGTTTTCTCATTGGAGGACATTGTTTGGCCGGAAGAGAGCAAAGTGATAAATAGCCTGCCATTGTAG
- the LOC117757468 gene encoding uncharacterized protein LOC117757468 isoform X1: protein MAAEDRDDKREKVYRTPTAGLWTATGLVIGYLVWAVVLSILTESGHLLNNQGFECGNSEESRLTEEAFLVFLWTGMALPICFMLLLNIWIKRTFYKPLSLLAIFVVFVAMTVTFAKTWEKENEEIEAFKDRYLELIPLTDVPGITQSHANDKNCSMLSNVYRWQAEFKCCGLEGYQDWGPGIPDSCLYEGENKSTGCVGAGNSLVYEKPCLPTVLSLVEKRSSTLWTVMITWITIVGVPASMFVFLMVKCCCWVFCEDCCYRLSFWKYKLSGGVEMITVVFIRKDNNNQPEEGNGKDEEERVSCSNGVVVDVEDGAGEEGADVFLDKNAATRIPLSELRRLQEELDPPPVQHQVRCLCISSRKPRSFYTVMIEEGSPLLPAGAVLADANKPTTCVWAEGPHVFSLEDIVWPEESKVINSLPL, encoded by the exons ATGGCTGCTGAGGACAGGGACGACAAGAGAGAGAAGGTTTACAGGACGCCCACCGCAGGACTGTGGACTGCTACAGGGCTGGTGATCGGATATTTG gtGTGGGCTGTGGTATTGTCCATCTTGACCGAATCAGGACATCTCCTAAACAACCAGGGCTTTGAATGTGGGAACAGTGAGGAG TCCAGGCTGACCGAGGAGGCCTTTCTGGTGTTTCTGTGGACAGGCATGGCTCTGCCCATCTGTTTCATGCTACTGCTGAACATCTGGATAAAGAGGACCTTTTACAAACCACTG TCACTGCTTGCGATCTTTGTCGTGTTTGTGGCTATGACCGTTACCTTTGCAAAGACTTGGGAGAAAGAGAATGAG GAAATAGAAGCATTTAAAGATCGCTACCTGGAACTGATCCCTCTGACTGACGTACCAGGAATAACTCAATCTCATGCGAATGATAAAAACTGTTCCATGCTCAGTAACGTTTACCGCTGGCAGGCTGAG tTTAAATGTTGTGGACTTGAAGGCTATCAGGACTGGGGGCCTGGGATCCCAGATTCCTGTTTGTATGAAGGAGAGAACAAGAGCACTGGATGT GTTGGAGCTGGAAACAGCCTCGTTTACGAGAAG ccttgTCTCCCTACAGTCCTCTCCCTTGTAGAAAAACGTAGCTCCACCCTTTGGACCGTCATGATAACTTGG aTCACTATCGTCGGTGTTCCAGCTTCCATGTTTGTGTTCCTCATGGTGAAGTGCTGTTGTTGG GTGTTTTGTGAAGACTGCTGCTACAGACTGAGCTTTTGGAAATACAAACTGAGCGGAGGAGTGGAGATGATTACAGTGGTGTTCATCAGAAAGGACAATAATAACCAGCCTGAGGAGGGAAATgggaaagatgaggaggaaagagtAAGCTGCAGCAATGGCGTGGTGGTGGATGTGGAGGACGGCGCAGGCGAGGAGGGGGCCGATGTTTTCCTGGATAAAAATGCAGCTACCAGGATTCCCCTGTCAGAgctgaggaggctgcaggaggagctggatcCGCCTCCTGTCCAGCACCAGGTTCGGTGTCTGTGCATCAGCTCCAGAAAACCCAGAAGCTTCTACACGGTGATGATAGAGGAGGGCTCGCCGCTGCTGCCTGCTGGCGCCGTGCTGGCCGACGCCAACAAACCCACCACGTGTGTTTGGGCTGAGGGACCCCACGTTTTCTCATTGGAGGACATTGTTTGGCCGGAAGAGAGCAAAGTGATAAATAGCCTGCCATTGTAG
- the LOC117757468 gene encoding uncharacterized protein LOC117757468 isoform X3, protein MALPICFMLLLNIWIKRTFYKPLSLLAIFVVFVAMTVTFAKTWEKENEEIEAFKDRYLELIPLTDVPGITQSHANDKNCSMLSNVYRWQAEFKCCGLEGYQDWGPGIPDSCLYEGENKSTGCVGAGNSLVYEKPCLPTVLSLVEKRSSTLWTVMITWITIVGVPASMFVFLMVKCCCWVFCEDCCYRLSFWKYKLSGGVEMITVVFIRKDNNNQPEEGNGKDEEERVSCSNGVVVDVEDGAGEEGADVFLDKNAATRIPLSELRRLQEELDPPPVQHQVRCLCISSRKPRSFYTVMIEEGSPLLPAGAVLADANKPTTCVWAEGPHVFSLEDIVWPEESKVINSLPL, encoded by the exons ATGGCTCTGCCCATCTGTTTCATGCTACTGCTGAACATCTGGATAAAGAGGACCTTTTACAAACCACTG TCACTGCTTGCGATCTTTGTCGTGTTTGTGGCTATGACCGTTACCTTTGCAAAGACTTGGGAGAAAGAGAATGAG GAAATAGAAGCATTTAAAGATCGCTACCTGGAACTGATCCCTCTGACTGACGTACCAGGAATAACTCAATCTCATGCGAATGATAAAAACTGTTCCATGCTCAGTAACGTTTACCGCTGGCAGGCTGAG tTTAAATGTTGTGGACTTGAAGGCTATCAGGACTGGGGGCCTGGGATCCCAGATTCCTGTTTGTATGAAGGAGAGAACAAGAGCACTGGATGT GTTGGAGCTGGAAACAGCCTCGTTTACGAGAAG ccttgTCTCCCTACAGTCCTCTCCCTTGTAGAAAAACGTAGCTCCACCCTTTGGACCGTCATGATAACTTGG aTCACTATCGTCGGTGTTCCAGCTTCCATGTTTGTGTTCCTCATGGTGAAGTGCTGTTGTTGG GTGTTTTGTGAAGACTGCTGCTACAGACTGAGCTTTTGGAAATACAAACTGAGCGGAGGAGTGGAGATGATTACAGTGGTGTTCATCAGAAAGGACAATAATAACCAGCCTGAGGAGGGAAATgggaaagatgaggaggaaagagtAAGCTGCAGCAATGGCGTGGTGGTGGATGTGGAGGACGGCGCAGGCGAGGAGGGGGCCGATGTTTTCCTGGATAAAAATGCAGCTACCAGGATTCCCCTGTCAGAgctgaggaggctgcaggaggagctggatcCGCCTCCTGTCCAGCACCAGGTTCGGTGTCTGTGCATCAGCTCCAGAAAACCCAGAAGCTTCTACACGGTGATGATAGAGGAGGGCTCGCCGCTGCTGCCTGCTGGCGCCGTGCTGGCCGACGCCAACAAACCCACCACGTGTGTTTGGGCTGAGGGACCCCACGTTTTCTCATTGGAGGACATTGTTTGGCCGGAAGAGAGCAAAGTGATAAATAGCCTGCCATTGTAG